A window from Vigna angularis cultivar LongXiaoDou No.4 chromosome 7, ASM1680809v1, whole genome shotgun sequence encodes these proteins:
- the LOC108336554 gene encoding uncharacterized protein LOC108336554: protein MRTTNYENFEELLSNKVNRLAEFTFNGKWNEVEKMYNVDPACHTATIDDFVGTALHVAVDLDEEVVVEKLVNAIMRYETKEALQMRNVRGDTALHVAASRGFTKICQIIVGENRERIYLVNRKNNDGETPLFQAALNWKKQAFAYLSDLYGHSAPLQDLVRYNGDSILHCAIRNEYFDLAVIILHYYDFLGVCMNKDGELPLKVLATKPSAFYSSTYLSLLRRVQYLRVHVEPFEPEREMRAILREMKPQKLLNENCPRNYAVLTSAFTGLFGFFGLSGKLLLNSERRDPEKNPIDLIPISHVEERRFPPNYKTILQFVQYVYALISAAIGGINELKETKKKHQLGPRLLKQLLERPYEATTGGGGVPSFIDTDMYNVYSQSMRAYEATTVGGGVPSFIDTDMYYVYIQSMQAGETSQSRWLEEEEEEEDKDCEDDKRQKKGVNKTKAKMIDKKETPFLEAARNGIIEMVKEMFQRRPSVVHETNSQGENVLLVAAKNRKPAVIESLKEILKCEVWRTLCMAINKDGKTVLHMAGEVLADDMHSKVSYSALEMVWDAKWFQYVASLVPRHYYLLRDKDQKIPWEIFKKTHDNLRKESGEWLKETSESCSVVTALVAAASFATATTVPGGIDDHGMPHFEGKPAFDAFVFSSLFGLCFSVSGLIMFLTVITSRKLPREYRKSLPLKLAFGLSFLFLSIIALLASFCIGHSFLFNHKYKKVIFPIYVATCFPVIFFALDQVQLYVDLLAAIFSTVPNATDDDGQNY from the exons ATGAGAACGAccaattatgaaaattttgaggAGTTGTTGTCGAATAAAGTGAACCGTCTGGCGGAGTTCACATTCAATGGGAAATGGAATGAGGTTGAGAAGATGTACAATGTAGACCCAGCGTGTCACACGGCAACGATTGACGATTTCGTCGGCACTGCACTGCACGTAGCGGTGGATTTGGACGAAGAAGTTGTGGTTGAGAAGCTTGTGAATGCCATTATGAGATACGAGACGAAGGAGGCACTGCAAATGAGGAATGTTCGAGGGGATACCGCTCTGCATGTTGCTGCTTCCAGGGGTTTCACGAAGATATGTCAGATCATCGTAGGAGAGAATCGGGAGAGGATTTACTTAGTGAATCGCAAGAACAATGATGGAGAGACTCCTCTCTTTCAAGCCGCTCTCAACTGGAAGAAACAGGCCTTTGCTTATCTTTCTGACCTTTACGGCCACAGCGCTCCCTTGCAAGATCTTGTGCGATACAACGGTGACAGTATTCTTCATTGTGCTATCAGGAATGAATATTTCG ATTTGGCAGTCATAATATTGCATTATTATGATTTCCTTGGCGTATGTATGAATAAAGATGGAGAGCTTCCCCTCAAAGTCCTTGCCACTAAGCCTTCCGCCTTCTACAGTTCAACCTATCTTTCATTGTTGAGGCGAGTCCAGTACCTAC GTGTACACGTGGAACCCTTTGAGCCTGAAAGGGAAATGCGAGCGATTTTAAGAGAGATGAAACCTCAGAAGCTTCTGAATGAAAATTGTCCACGGAACTACGCCGTCTTGACTTCAGCCTTTACTGGTTTATTCGGTTTCTTCGGTTTATCCG GAAAACTGCTTTTGAATAGTGAAAGACGTGACCCAGAAAAGAACCCGATAGACTTAATACCGATTAGCCATGTTGAGGAAAGGCGTTTCCCCCCAAACTATAAAACTATTCTTCAGTTTGTCCAATATGTATATGCTCTTATTTCAGCAGCTATTGGAG GGATAAATGAACtaaaagagacaaaaaagaAGCACCAATTGGGTCCAAGACTCTTGAAGCAACTATTGGAAAGACCTTATGAAGCAACCACGGGAGGAGGGGGTGTACCCTCTTTTATTGATACAGATATGTATAATGTTTATAGCCAGTCGATGCGAGCTTATGAAGCAACCACGGTAGGAGGGGGTGTACCCTCTTTTATTGATACAGATATGTATTATGTTTATATCCAGTCGATGCAAG CGGGAGAAACCAGTCAATCGAGGTGGttggaagaagaggaagaagaggaagacaaGGATTGCGAAGACGATAAAAGGCAAAAGAAAGGAGTAAACAAAACAAAGGCTAAGATGATTGACAAAAAGGAAACGCCATTTTTGGAAGCAGCAAGGAATGGCATAATTGAAATGGTGAAGGAAATGTTTCAGCGACGTCCAAGTGTCGTGCATGAAACTAACTCGCAGGGAGAGAATGTATTACTGGTTGCTGCGAAGAATAGGAAACCCGCTGTAATTGAAAGTCTGAAAGAGATCTTGAAGTGTGAAGTTTGGAGAACTTTATGTATGGCAATAAATAAGGATGGGAAGACCGTGTTACACATGGCAGGAGAGGTTCTAGCAGATGATATGCATTCCAAAGTTTCTTATTCTGCCTTAGAGATGGTGTGGGACGCAAAATGGTTTCAG TATGTCGCAAGCCTTGTACCACGACACTATTACCTTTTGCGTGATAAAGACCAGAAAATCCCGtgggaaatcttcaagaaaacaCATGATAATCTTAGGAAGGAGAGTGGGGAGTGGCTGAAGGAGACATCTGAATCTTGCTCTGTAGTGACTGCGCTTGTTGCTGCTGCTTCCTTTGCAACCGCCACCACTGTTCCTGGTGGCATAGATGACCATGGTATGCCTCATTTTGAAGGCAAGCCTGCATTCGatgcatttgttttttcttcGCTATTTGGACTTTGTTTCTCAGTCTCCGGACTCATAATGTTCCTTACCGTCATCACTTCACGAAAGCTACCCAGAGAATACCGCAAATCATTGCCACTCAAACTTGCTTTCGGcttaagttttcttttcttatccATTATTGCATTGCTTGCTTCTTTCTGCATTGGCCATTCTTTTCTGTTCAATCACAAATACAAGAAGGTCATATTCCCAATTTATGTTGCTACTTGTTTTCCTGTTATTTTCTTTGCCCTGGATCAGGTGCAACTCTACGTTGACCTTCTGGCAGCCATTTTTTCTACGGTGCCAAATGCAACTGATGATGACGGACAAAATTATTAG